In the genome of Candidatus Dormiibacterota bacterium, one region contains:
- a CDS encoding AMP-binding protein: MNESWATLWESVASALPDHPALVQGERALRWSELDERASRLAAGLSALGTGRGSRVAVLLHNRPEYLETVFAAYKIRGAPVNLNVRYREAELAEVIDDSDAEVLVVEGGLAGLADTARARCPGLRAVLQVDDGSPRLDGALGYEEVIAGHPPMPRIERSGDDVFILYTGGTTGRPRGVLWRHRDIVETLCLVAYTQAGMPVPEDAAAVAARAVELRAAGAAPVFLAASPLMHGTAFYLAQVLWLVGGTVVLLEGHGFDAHEMWRAVERHRVTTTAIVGDVFARRMVAALDDAAAGGRGHDTSSLRRILSSGAAWTPAVKQALLDRTAAALVDQVGSTEGGPTMIHLMAPGARVEHCRWVLGSAARLLREDGSLIDPASGEVGLLGFSAPRPLGYHKDPERSASLFRVAADGVTYCVPGDHAYVDAAGDAVLLGRGSLCINTGGEKVYVEEVEGAILAHPEVLDANVVGLPDEEWGSAVVAVVALQPGAEVTEAEIQAAVRSRLAGYKVPRRVVVVDEVRRTPVGKAQYAWAREVAAAAVGG, from the coding sequence CGTGGCCAGCGCGCTGCCCGACCATCCCGCGCTCGTCCAGGGTGAGCGGGCGCTGCGCTGGTCCGAGCTCGACGAGCGCGCCTCGCGCCTCGCCGCGGGGCTGAGCGCGCTGGGCACCGGCCGGGGCTCCCGGGTGGCCGTGCTCCTCCACAACCGGCCCGAGTACCTGGAGACGGTGTTCGCCGCCTACAAGATCCGGGGCGCGCCGGTGAACCTCAACGTGCGCTACCGCGAGGCGGAGCTCGCCGAGGTGATCGACGACTCCGACGCCGAGGTGCTGGTCGTCGAGGGCGGGCTCGCCGGGCTCGCGGACACGGCCCGGGCTCGGTGCCCCGGGCTGCGCGCCGTCCTCCAGGTCGACGACGGCAGCCCCCGCCTCGACGGCGCCCTCGGCTACGAGGAGGTGATCGCCGGCCACCCGCCGATGCCGCGGATCGAGCGCTCCGGCGACGACGTCTTCATCCTCTACACCGGCGGCACCACCGGGCGGCCCCGGGGAGTGCTCTGGCGCCACCGCGACATCGTCGAGACCCTCTGCCTGGTGGCCTACACCCAGGCGGGCATGCCGGTGCCCGAGGACGCCGCCGCGGTGGCGGCGCGAGCGGTCGAGCTGCGGGCCGCAGGGGCGGCGCCGGTGTTCCTCGCCGCCTCGCCGCTGATGCACGGCACCGCCTTCTACCTGGCCCAGGTGCTCTGGCTGGTCGGGGGCACGGTGGTGCTGCTCGAGGGCCACGGCTTCGACGCCCACGAGATGTGGCGCGCGGTCGAGCGTCACCGGGTCACCACCACCGCGATCGTCGGCGACGTCTTCGCCCGGCGGATGGTCGCCGCGCTCGACGATGCGGCGGCGGGCGGGCGTGGCCACGACACCTCCAGCCTGCGGCGGATCCTCAGCAGCGGCGCCGCCTGGACGCCGGCGGTGAAGCAGGCGCTGCTCGACCGCACCGCGGCGGCGCTGGTCGACCAGGTCGGCTCCACCGAGGGCGGGCCGACGATGATCCACCTGATGGCCCCCGGCGCTCGGGTGGAGCACTGCCGCTGGGTGCTCGGGAGCGCCGCCCGGCTGCTCCGCGAGGACGGGTCGCTGATCGACCCGGCGAGCGGCGAGGTCGGCCTGCTCGGCTTCTCGGCGCCGCGACCGCTCGGCTACCACAAGGACCCGGAGCGGTCGGCGAGCCTCTTCCGCGTCGCCGCCGACGGGGTCACCTACTGCGTGCCCGGCGACCACGCGTACGTCGACGCCGCCGGCGACGCGGTGCTCCTCGGTCGCGGCTCGCTCTGCATCAACACCGGCGGCGAGAAGGTGTACGTCGAGGAGGTCGAGGGCGCGATCCTCGCCCACCCCGAGGTCCTCGACGCCAACGTGGTCGGCCTCCCCGACGAGGAGTGGGGGAGCGCTGTCGTCGCCGTGGTGGCGCTGCAGCCGGGGGCGGAGGTGACCGAGGCGGAGATCCAGGCGGCGGTGCGGTCGCGCCTGGCCGGCTACAAGGTCCCGCGGCGGGTCGTGGTCGTCGACGAGGTGCGGCGCACGCCGGTGGGCAAGGCGCAGTACGCCTGGGCGCGCGAGGTGGCGGCCGCCGCGGTCGGCGGCTGA
- a CDS encoding selenium-binding protein SBP56-related protein: protein MGFVRPDQSFYPSARAAGEAPPETHGYVTLPTALDDPRPDALGVVDLDPGSPSYGTLVSRVELPHSGDELHHFGWNACSSALCPYAPHAHVERRYLIVPGLRSSRITILDTKDDPLHPRVVKVIEPETLARRAGYSRPHTVHCGPDGIYVNALGGTSDGDGPGGIFRLDHDSFDVLGRWEVDRGPQFLAYDFAWHLGYDTMITSEWGTPAMVENGVVPELLLGKKYGRSIHVWDLRRRRHVQTLSVGEDDQMVLELRPAHDPTKAYGFVGVVTSVANLSASIWLWHLAGRSWELTKVIEIPAEPAEASVLPPLLQGFGAVPPLVTDINLSLDDRFLYVSAWGTGEFLQYDVSDPFHPRKTGSVHLGGIVRRAAHGNGAALSGGPQMVEVSRDGRRVYVTNSLYLAWDQQFYPEGIEGWMVKLDADTENGGLSLDPGFHIDTGTDRAHQVRLAGGDASSDSYCYP, encoded by the coding sequence ATGGGATTCGTCAGGCCCGACCAGTCCTTCTATCCGTCCGCGCGAGCGGCCGGTGAGGCACCGCCCGAGACCCACGGCTACGTCACCCTGCCCACCGCCCTCGACGACCCCCGGCCGGACGCGCTCGGCGTCGTCGACCTCGATCCCGGCTCCCCGTCCTACGGCACCCTGGTCAGCCGGGTCGAGCTGCCCCACAGCGGCGACGAGCTCCACCACTTCGGCTGGAACGCGTGCAGCTCCGCCCTCTGCCCCTACGCCCCCCATGCCCACGTCGAGCGCCGCTACCTGATCGTGCCCGGGCTGCGCTCCTCGCGGATCACCATCCTCGACACCAAGGACGACCCGCTCCACCCGAGGGTGGTGAAGGTGATCGAGCCGGAGACGCTGGCGCGGCGGGCGGGCTACTCACGGCCCCACACCGTGCACTGCGGCCCCGACGGCATCTACGTCAACGCCCTCGGCGGCACCTCGGACGGCGACGGCCCCGGCGGCATCTTCCGCCTCGACCACGACAGCTTCGACGTGCTCGGCCGCTGGGAGGTCGACCGCGGCCCCCAGTTCCTCGCCTACGACTTCGCCTGGCACCTCGGCTACGACACCATGATCACCAGCGAGTGGGGAACCCCCGCGATGGTCGAGAACGGCGTGGTGCCCGAGCTGCTGCTGGGGAAGAAGTACGGCCGGAGCATCCACGTCTGGGACCTGCGCCGCCGCAGGCACGTCCAGACCCTCTCGGTCGGCGAGGACGACCAGATGGTGCTCGAGCTGCGCCCCGCCCACGACCCCACCAAGGCGTACGGCTTCGTCGGCGTGGTCACCAGCGTCGCCAACCTCTCCGCCTCGATCTGGCTCTGGCACCTCGCCGGCCGGAGCTGGGAGCTCACCAAGGTGATCGAGATCCCCGCCGAGCCCGCCGAGGCCTCGGTGCTGCCGCCCCTGCTCCAGGGCTTCGGCGCGGTGCCGCCGCTGGTCACCGACATCAACCTGTCCCTCGACGACCGCTTCCTCTACGTCTCCGCGTGGGGCACCGGCGAGTTCCTCCAGTACGACGTCTCCGACCCCTTCCACCCGCGGAAGACCGGCAGCGTCCACCTCGGCGGCATCGTCCGCCGCGCCGCCCACGGCAACGGCGCCGCCCTCAGCGGCGGCCCGCAGATGGTCGAGGTCAGCCGCGACGGCCGGCGGGTCTATGTGACCAACTCGCTGTACCTCGCCTGGGACCAGCAGTTCTATCCCGAGGGCATCGAGGGATGGATGGTCAAGCTCGACGCCGACACCGAGAACGGCGGGCTGAGCCTCGACCCCGGCTTCCACATCGACACCGGCACCGACCGCGCCCACCAGGTGCGCCTCGCCGGCGGTGACGCGTCGTCGGACTCGTACTGCTACCCGTGA